One genomic region from Zalophus californianus isolate mZalCal1 chromosome 2, mZalCal1.pri.v2, whole genome shotgun sequence encodes:
- the LOC118356756 gene encoding putative protein FAM90A26 — protein MVKIFSGANPKPSITTEKALARLTGSRPGKKQPVVAKTVTKEQRAPVAPRAPGPNEEDPRVKCRDCGAFGHKASSSRCPMKHWAGALVPQAWGSRKLKENVEPWSQQDQQNPGSLKQAEREKGEGQRQEAQQRVALLQRFPRRTQRGQKPTWKDCTESCGYVRRPHRPMPVYTTKRESVLEPPLTWEPPTETPDMRTGYHLVSPLRSPAGSVFPPGAQHEAQQVGTTDMPHLACQPFATEGGLVIPLTENRPRGDSLEGPQTVSKAQAAAKGPEENSHPNASNGMVQTSQIHLKTPGKRSAQIPVEMGLKPQKKAHWNPFQHPHKSIQGGHLGVSKRLCPPARSACGLLAATPVTRKTPAPGQSINLQPARTRPHLETMQACTEAPRLPFEPTPGKPLRMVFTRLDKGCWSSMFLVAPSFHPPVKSGPPGQGRPIVQTSEGRFGHVPLSVLHDDLQVSSSSEDSGRE, from the exons AGGGCACCCGTGGCGCCCAGGGCTCCTGGGCCAAATGAGGAGGATCCCAGG GTGAAGTGCCGGGACTGTGGAGCCTTTGGGCACAAGGCATCCAGCAGCAGGTGCCCCATGAAGCACTGGGCGGGGGCCCTCGTCCCCCAGGCCTGGGGTTCTAGGAAGCTGAAGGAGAATGTAGAACCATGGAGTCAGCAGGACCAGCAGAACCCTGGGTCTTTGAAGCAGGCTgaaagggagaagggggaaggacaAAG GCAAGAAGCCCAGCAGAGGGTGGCCCTGCTCCAGAGATTCCCGAGGAGAACCCAAAGGGGGCAGAAGCCAACCTGGAAGGACTGCACAGAATCCTGTGGCTACGTGAGG CGTCCACACAGGCCAATGCCCGTCTACACCACCAAGAGAGAGTCCGTTCTAGAGCCTCCCCTCACATGGGAGCCACCTACTGAGACCCCTGACATGAGAACCGGGTACCACCTGGTGTCTCCTCTCAGAAGCCCTGCAGGGAGCGTCTTCCCACCTGGTGCACAACATGAGGCACAGCAAGTGGGGACCACTGACATGCCTCACCTCGCATGCCAACCCTTTGCCACAGAGGGTGGCCTGGTTATCCCCCTGACAGAAAACAGGCCCCGAGGTGACTCCCTTGAAGGTCCCCAGACTGTGTCCAAGGCACAGGCAGCAGCCAAGGGTCCTGAGGAGAACTCACATCCTAATGCAAGCAACGGTATGGTTCAGACTTCCCAAATCCACCTCAAGACACCAGGCAAGAGAAGTGCCCAGATCCCCGTAGAGATGGGCCTGAAACCCCAAAAGAAAGCACACTGGAACCCCTTCCAGCACCCTCACAAGAGCATACAGGGAGGCCATCTTGGGGTTTCTAAGAGGCTGTGTCCTCCAGCAAGAAGTGCATGTGGACTCCTAGCGGCAACCCCAGTGACCAGGAagactcctgccccagggcagaGCATCAACCTGCAGCCTGCACGCACCCGACCTCACCTGGAAACTATGCAGGCATGCACTGAAGCCCCACGTCTGCCTTTCGAGCCCACCCCTGGCAAGCCCCTAAGAATGGTCTTCACGAGATTGGACAAAGGCTGCTGGAGCTCCATGTTCCTCGTAGCTCCCTCATTCCATCCACCTGTGAAGTCAGGCCCTCCTGGTCAGGGCCGTCCCATCGTTCAGACATCTGAGGGACGCTTTGGTCACGTCCCTTTGAGTGTCCTCCATGATGACCTGCAGGTGTCCTCATCCTCTGAAGACAGtgggagagagtga